In one Mycobacterium sp. NBC_00419 genomic region, the following are encoded:
- a CDS encoding nitroreductase family deazaflavin-dependent oxidoreductase, with translation MQLPQWLARFNRHVTNPVQRLWAGYIPTMGILEHIGRKSGRQFRTPLTVFTTDEGVAVLLTYGPDRDWLKNITAAGGGRLKRYGRTFAISDPRVTSKDQAAEHVSGLWRPIFSALPFEKAVLLRRG, from the coding sequence ATGCAACTACCGCAATGGTTGGCCCGGTTCAACCGGCATGTGACCAACCCGGTGCAGCGCCTCTGGGCGGGCTACATCCCGACGATGGGGATTCTTGAGCACATCGGCCGGAAGTCGGGGCGTCAGTTCCGCACGCCACTGACGGTGTTCACCACCGACGAGGGGGTGGCCGTCCTGCTCACCTACGGCCCCGACCGGGACTGGTTGAAGAACATCACCGCGGCCGGCGGTGGACGACTCAAACGCTACGGGCGGACCTTCGCCATCTCCGATCCGCGCGTCACATCCAAAGACCAAGCAGCTGAGCATGTTTCGGGGCTGTGGCGACCGATCTTCTCGGCGCTACCGTTCGAGAAGGCTGTCCTGCTGCGCCGGGGCTGA
- a CDS encoding NifU family protein, protein MVIALHPERVSGEPQAVRWVVGTDGVPVGRVVAAPGELGRLLAESTLTAGLVEQTAVWLWLRDGLSWRDHGPAVSVALREALSHPQSWVIEASPGEVLARVTADLLDGSVGDFVRSHGGSVTAARAGDVVTIALGGACESCPAAEHTLRGRLVGELQRRCPELVELESRDGRLTLGLG, encoded by the coding sequence GTGGTGATCGCGCTGCACCCCGAGCGGGTGAGCGGCGAGCCACAAGCGGTGCGCTGGGTGGTCGGCACCGACGGTGTCCCTGTTGGCCGGGTGGTGGCCGCCCCGGGTGAGCTGGGCCGGCTGTTGGCTGAGAGCACGCTGACCGCCGGGCTGGTCGAGCAGACCGCGGTCTGGCTGTGGCTGCGCGACGGGCTGTCCTGGCGTGACCACGGCCCGGCGGTGTCGGTGGCGCTGCGCGAAGCGTTGTCTCACCCGCAGAGTTGGGTGATCGAGGCGTCACCCGGGGAGGTCTTGGCGCGGGTGACCGCCGATCTGCTGGACGGCTCAGTCGGTGACTTCGTGCGCTCGCACGGCGGTTCGGTGACCGCGGCACGGGCCGGCGATGTGGTGACGATTGCGCTCGGTGGGGCCTGTGAGAGTTGCCCGGCCGCCGAGCACACGCTGCGGGGGCGGCTGGTCGGCGAACTCCAGCGCCGCTGCCCGGAACTGGTCGAACTGGAATCCCGCGACGGGCGGCTGACGCTGGGCCTCGGCTGA
- a CDS encoding nitroreductase/quinone reductase family protein, which yields MAYLKPSWFTANVFNKIAMATGMSGTESLTLTARSSGAMQTIPVVTVEVDGTRYLVSTRGESQWVKNVRAKPAVTLTTKSGATPYRAAEVPLAQRGPILDAYRRKLGKTVDGYFAKLPDPADHPVFSLSPA from the coding sequence ATGGCCTATCTCAAGCCCTCCTGGTTCACCGCGAACGTGTTCAACAAGATCGCGATGGCGACCGGTATGTCGGGCACCGAGAGCCTGACCCTGACCGCTCGCAGCAGCGGAGCAATGCAGACGATTCCGGTGGTCACCGTCGAGGTGGATGGCACCCGCTATCTGGTGTCCACCAGGGGCGAGTCGCAGTGGGTAAAGAATGTGCGGGCCAAACCTGCCGTCACCCTCACCACCAAGTCTGGTGCCACCCCGTACCGCGCGGCGGAAGTTCCTCTGGCACAACGCGGCCCGATCCTGGATGCCTACCGGCGGAAGCTAGGTAAGACGGTCGACGGCTACTTCGCCAAGCTGCCCGACCCGGCCGATCACCCGGTATTCAGTCTCAGCCCTGCCTGA
- a CDS encoding MMPL/RND family transporter: MTEQPVDDTVLKIARTIRRLSVPIVLLWLLIAATTNVFVPLLEDVGKAHNVSLISPDSPSLQAMKRMGKVFEEYDSDSMAMIVLEGDQPLGPQAHQYYDTLVRKLVADTKHVQHIQDFWGDPLTAGAAQSNDGKAAYVQVNLAGNQGDSLSLQSVEAVRDVVDHTPRPHGVNTYVTGAAPLFADQLSVGSAGIGKVTVITIVVIMAMLLFIYRSISAAVVTLLTVLVELSAARGIVSLLASSGVIGLSTFATNLLTLLVIAAGTDYAIFLVGRYHEARQHGEDRESAFYTMYRGTAHVILGSGLTVVGAVLCLSFTRLPYFRSMGPPAAIGVFVALVAALTLAPAVLTVASLFGLLEPRRTIRTRTWRRIGTAVVRWPGPILVVSIGVALIGLLALPGYKTSYDQRRYLPSSAPAVAGYAAAERHFSQARLNPELLMIETDHDMRNPTDMILLERVAKAIFHTPGIAEVQSITRPLGTPLDHTSLGFQLSAQSVGQIENLPFQQARAADILKQVAEIDTSIDTLKQQLTLQQQANEATDEQAKAFHQTVEIAEDLRNKIANFDDFFRPLRNYFYWEPHCFDIPACAALRSVFDALDGLDALTDQLGNVTASLDKLTALQPKLLALIPTQISSQEANRDLAMTNYATNSGITANSEANLQNATAMGQAFDAAKTDDSFYLPPEVFSNPEFKRGLNLFLSPDGKAARMIITHDGDPATPEGIAHIDAIRAAAKDAVKGTPLGSSDIYLGGTASTYKDISEGAKYDLMIAAISALSLILLIMVFVTRSLVAAIVIVGTVALSLGASFGLSVLLWQDILGIPLYWIVLALSVILLLAVGSDYNLLLISRFREEIHAGLNTGIIRAMVGSGSVVTSAGLVFAATMAAFVFSDLRAIGQVGTTIALGLLFDTLIVRSFMTPSIAALLGRWFWWPQRVRPRPASQMLQPYGSRSSVRQLLLWDDDDEDHGLVAAKETS; the protein is encoded by the coding sequence CGTCGGTAAGGCCCACAACGTTTCGTTGATCTCGCCGGACTCCCCGTCGCTGCAGGCGATGAAACGGATGGGCAAGGTGTTCGAGGAGTACGACTCGGACAGCATGGCGATGATCGTGCTCGAAGGCGATCAGCCCCTCGGGCCGCAAGCCCATCAGTACTACGACACCCTGGTCCGCAAACTGGTCGCCGACACCAAGCACGTACAGCACATCCAAGACTTCTGGGGCGACCCGCTGACGGCGGGTGCTGCGCAGAGCAACGACGGCAAGGCCGCCTATGTCCAGGTGAATCTAGCTGGCAATCAAGGTGATTCACTCTCGCTGCAGTCGGTCGAGGCCGTGCGCGACGTCGTCGACCACACTCCACGCCCGCACGGTGTCAACACCTATGTCACCGGTGCGGCGCCGTTGTTCGCCGATCAACTCTCGGTCGGCAGCGCGGGCATCGGCAAGGTCACCGTCATCACGATCGTCGTGATCATGGCCATGCTGCTGTTCATCTACCGGTCCATCTCGGCCGCGGTGGTGACGCTGCTGACGGTGCTCGTCGAACTGTCGGCGGCCCGCGGAATCGTCAGCCTGCTGGCCAGTTCCGGGGTCATCGGCCTGTCCACATTCGCGACGAACCTGCTCACGCTGCTGGTCATCGCCGCAGGCACGGACTATGCGATCTTCCTCGTCGGCCGCTACCACGAGGCCCGTCAGCATGGTGAGGATCGCGAAAGCGCTTTCTACACAATGTATCGCGGGACAGCACACGTGATCCTGGGCTCCGGGCTGACGGTGGTCGGCGCGGTCCTGTGTCTGAGTTTCACCCGGCTGCCGTACTTCAGGAGCATGGGCCCCCCGGCCGCGATCGGCGTGTTCGTCGCCCTCGTCGCGGCGCTCACCCTGGCGCCGGCCGTGCTCACCGTGGCCTCGCTGTTCGGTCTACTCGAACCGCGGCGCACGATCCGGACCCGGACGTGGCGGCGGATCGGCACGGCGGTGGTGCGCTGGCCGGGTCCCATTCTGGTGGTCAGCATCGGGGTCGCCCTCATCGGTCTGCTTGCGCTGCCCGGTTACAAGACCAGCTACGACCAGCGCCGGTACCTACCATCCAGCGCTCCGGCGGTCGCCGGGTACGCCGCCGCCGAAAGGCATTTCTCCCAGGCCCGGCTCAACCCCGAGTTGCTGATGATCGAAACCGACCACGACATGCGCAACCCGACCGACATGATCCTGCTGGAACGGGTGGCCAAAGCCATCTTCCACACCCCGGGCATCGCCGAGGTGCAGTCGATCACCCGCCCGCTGGGCACCCCGCTGGACCACACCTCGCTCGGCTTCCAACTCAGCGCGCAGAGCGTCGGCCAGATCGAGAACCTGCCCTTCCAGCAGGCCCGGGCGGCCGACATCCTCAAGCAGGTCGCCGAGATCGACACCTCCATCGACACCCTCAAGCAGCAACTGACGCTGCAGCAGCAGGCCAACGAGGCCACCGACGAGCAAGCCAAGGCGTTCCACCAGACCGTCGAGATCGCCGAGGATCTACGCAACAAGATCGCCAACTTCGACGACTTCTTCCGGCCGCTGCGCAACTACTTCTACTGGGAGCCGCACTGTTTCGATATTCCGGCCTGCGCAGCGCTGCGGTCGGTTTTCGACGCCCTCGACGGTCTCGACGCGCTCACCGATCAGCTGGGCAACGTGACCGCCAGCCTGGACAAGCTGACCGCTCTGCAGCCGAAGTTACTCGCCCTGATCCCCACCCAGATCTCCAGCCAGGAAGCCAACCGCGATCTGGCAATGACGAACTACGCCACCAACTCCGGGATCACCGCCAACAGCGAGGCGAACCTGCAGAACGCGACGGCCATGGGGCAGGCCTTCGACGCCGCCAAGACCGACGACTCCTTCTATCTGCCACCGGAGGTGTTCAGCAACCCGGAGTTCAAACGCGGACTCAACTTGTTCCTGTCCCCGGACGGCAAGGCCGCCCGCATGATCATCACCCATGACGGCGACCCCGCCACCCCCGAGGGGATCGCCCACATCGACGCAATCCGCGCGGCCGCAAAGGATGCCGTCAAGGGCACACCTCTCGGCAGCTCCGACATCTACCTGGGTGGCACGGCGTCGACCTACAAGGACATCAGTGAGGGGGCCAAGTACGACCTGATGATCGCTGCCATCTCGGCGCTCAGCCTCATCCTTCTGATCATGGTGTTCGTGACCCGCAGTCTGGTCGCCGCGATCGTCATCGTCGGAACGGTTGCCCTGTCCCTGGGTGCCTCCTTCGGGCTGTCGGTCCTGCTGTGGCAAGACATCCTGGGCATCCCGCTGTACTGGATCGTTCTCGCGCTGTCGGTCATCCTGCTGCTGGCCGTGGGATCGGACTACAACCTGCTCCTCATCTCCCGATTCAGGGAGGAGATCCACGCCGGGCTGAACACCGGCATCATCCGCGCCATGGTGGGATCCGGATCGGTCGTGACCTCCGCCGGGCTGGTATTCGCCGCGACGATGGCAGCATTCGTGTTCAGCGATCTGCGTGCCATCGGTCAGGTCGGCACCACGATCGCGCTCGGCCTGCTCTTCGACACCCTGATCGTGCGGTCCTTCATGACCCCCTCCATCGCGGCGCTTCTGGGGCGCTGGTTCTGGTGGCCGCAACGGGTACGCCCCCGGCCGGCCAGCCAGATGCTGCAGCCCTACGGCAGCCGCTCGTCGGTGCGCCAACTGCTGCTGTGGGACGACGACGACGAGGACCACGGTCTCGTCGCGGCCAAGGAGACCTCATGA